Proteins from one Scylla paramamosain isolate STU-SP2022 chromosome 3, ASM3559412v1, whole genome shotgun sequence genomic window:
- the LOC135091269 gene encoding transmembrane protein 115-like produces MSKRNAESVALTKMASAGVVFRHLPLIKQSLIAIIGNTGLFVKFVCVLLIIGYGLSFSEAAVEVLSVTPGYLLPPTFWLWTAFTHCFLEVRLWQVCVDLVTLGLCGKLIEPLWGSFEMVLFFLLVNVCVAFISALFYLIIYMCTFNPEVLFSVQINGMAGYIAGLSVAVKQIMPDHVLLHTRTPLGKVSNRHVPLCLFLTALLLYLCHLLEGLYTTMIGCGIAVSWVYLRFYQVHSNGTRGDMAETFAFSCFFPTVLQPPIQVVGDAVYSCLVRIRLCRRPVRRYDVGAPSSISISLPGMDPHDAERRRQKALRLLSARLNQDKSEGGGAWPTLDDSPGSRAQSPSPSSNPPSTHSSTLMSKSSKSVTIAAPSDATELPHPPSQASMVPPLPTSSSSSSPASPPSSSSGPATATLVDIEQETSPAT; encoded by the exons ATGTCAAAGCGAAACGCAGAATCTGTTGCGTTGACCAAGATGGCTTCTGCAGGTGTCGTTTTTCGCCACTTACCTTTAATCAAACAGTCGTTAATTGCCATAATTGGAAACACTGGACTATTCGTGAAGTTCGTATGTGTTCTGCTGATAATAGGGTATGGTCTGTCGTTCTCTGAGGCGGCGGTGGAGGTGCTGAGTGTCACCCCGGGTTACCTGCTGCCTCCTACCTTTTGGCTCTGGACAGCCTTCACACACTGCTTCCTGGAGGTGCGGTtatggcaggtgtgtgtggaccTGGTCACGCTGGGCCTGTGTGGCAAGTTGATAGAGCCACTGTGGGGCAGCTTCGAGATGGTGCTGTTCTTCCTGCTGGTCAATGTTTGCGTGGCCTTTATCTCGGCGCTCTTCTACCTCATCATCTACATGTGCACCTTCAACCCTGAGGTGCTGTTCAGCGTGCAGATCAACGGCATGGCGGGCTACATAGCGGGCCTGTCCGTGGCGGTGAAGCAGATTATGCCAGACCATGTCCTGCTGCACACCCGCACCCCGCTGGGCAAGGTGTCCAACAGGCATGTCCCACTGTGCCTCTTCCTGACGGCACTGCTGCTCTACCTGTGCCATCTGCTGGAGGGCCTGTACACCACCATGATAGGCTGTGGCATCGCAGTGTCCTGGGTTTACCTGCGCTTCTACCAGGTGCACTCCAATGGCACCCGGGGCGACATGGCAGAGACCTTCGCCTtctcctg TTTCTTCCCAACGGTCCTTCAGCCGCCCATACAGGTGGTGGGCGATGCTGTGTACTCGTGCTTGGTGAGGATCAGGCTGTGTCGAAGACCTGTCCGACGGTACGATGTAGGAGCACCCTCTTCCATTTCAATCTCACTACCGGGAATGGACCCACATGATGCAGAAAGGAGAAG ACAAAAGGCATTGCGTCTGCTCAGTGCTCGCCTCAACCAGGACAagagtgaaggtggaggagcaTGGCCTACGCTGGATGACTCCCCTGGGTCCCGTGCTCagtctccctccccatcttccaaccctccctccactcactcctcAACCCTCATGTCTAAGTCTAGCAAGTCTGTCACCATTGCTGCTCCCTCTGATGCCACTGAGCTGCCTCACCCTCCCAGCCAAGCAAGTATGGtgcctcctctccctacctcctcctcctcctcctcccccgcatcCCCTCCCAGCAGTAGTTCTGGCCCTGCCACAGCCACACTAGTGGACATTGAACAAGAGACCTCACCTGCCACCTAA